A region of Caldicoprobacter guelmensis DNA encodes the following proteins:
- a CDS encoding type II toxin-antitoxin system Phd/YefM family antitoxin — MIQVSSTEFKNNVGKYIRLSEKEDILILRNGKVVAKLTAVSKNEKEIAYSRLLEMIKQSEPVTEDIDLDVMRKERLNKYDSIT; from the coding sequence ATGATACAGGTTAGTTCAACAGAGTTCAAAAATAATGTCGGAAAATATATAAGGCTTTCTGAGAAAGAAGATATTCTAATTTTAAGAAACGGTAAGGTTGTTGCAAAACTTACAGCAGTATCAAAAAATGAAAAAGAAATTGCTTACAGCAGGCTATTAGAGATGATAAAGCAGAGTGAACCGGTTACTGAAGATATTGATTTAGATGTCATGAGAAAAGAGAGGTTAAATAAATATGACAGTATTACTTGA
- a CDS encoding type II toxin-antitoxin system VapC family toxin, translated as MTVLLDTNISLDFLLHRQPFFETVNKILIMIKDNYIKAYVSASSVTDIYYIMRKYRTQQERVLMLTEYFKLVDIVSTTKTDILRALKMEATDFEDAVTVQIAKRKGVDYIITRDKKGFTDQAVKTVSPEEFLKIIS; from the coding sequence ATGACAGTATTACTTGATACAAATATATCTCTTGATTTTTTGCTTCACAGGCAACCATTTTTTGAGACGGTCAATAAAATATTGATCATGATTAAAGATAACTATATAAAAGCTTATGTATCGGCTTCATCGGTAACTGATATTTATTATATTATGAGAAAATATAGAACACAGCAAGAACGGGTGTTAATGCTGACCGAATATTTTAAGCTTGTTGATATAGTAAGTACTACCAAAACGGATATTTTAAGAGCCCTAAAGATGGAAGCTACGGATTTTGAGGATGCAGTTACCGTTCAGATTGCAAAGCGTAAAGGTGTTGATTATATTATAACCAGAGATAAAAAAGGATTTACGGATCAGGCAGTCAAAACAGTCAGTCCAGAAGAGTTTTTAAAAATAATTTCTTGA
- the tnpB gene encoding IS66 family insertion sequence element accessory protein TnpB (TnpB, as the term is used for proteins encoded by IS66 family insertion elements, is considered an accessory protein, since TnpC, encoded by a neighboring gene, is a DDE family transposase.): MLGLVSTQKVYLACGSTDMRKSIDSLAAIIQQSFELDPFSSALFVFCNKSRDKIKILQ, encoded by the coding sequence ATGTTAGGACTGGTCAGTACTCAAAAGGTTTATCTTGCGTGCGGGAGTACCGACATGCGTAAATCAATAGATTCCCTAGCGGCTATTATACAGCAAAGCTTTGAATTGGATCCTTTTTCAAGTGCTCTGTTTGTGTTCTGTAACAAGAGCAGGGACAAGATAAAGATACTGCAGTGA
- the tnpA gene encoding IS66 family insertion sequence element accessory protein TnpA — translation MTHKERRQQWKARIEAYKASGLSAREFCRQHNITTRQLYYWLRKETLKEQTGNTVQWLPVNLSGQEDTSLSDFLTVKVGPAVIEVRQGFNEKLLLDVVKVLSTLC, via the coding sequence ATGACACATAAGGAACGCAGGCAGCAATGGAAAGCTAGGATTGAAGCCTACAAAGCCAGCGGCTTGTCTGCAAGGGAATTTTGCAGGCAACACAACATAACCACAAGACAGCTGTACTACTGGCTAAGAAAAGAAACTTTAAAAGAACAGACTGGTAATACAGTGCAATGGTTACCTGTTAATTTAAGTGGCCAAGAAGACACATCTTTAAGCGACTTTTTAACCGTAAAAGTAGGTCCTGCTGTTATTGAGGTAAGACAAGGTTTTAATGAGAAACTGCTGCTAGATGTAGTAAAGGTGTTGAGCACTCTATGTTAG
- a CDS encoding DUF5685 family protein gives MFGYVQPLKPELKIKEFACYKSYYCGVCKALGDEYGQLSRFTVSYDAAFLALLNFSLMEDEERVCFEKCVVNPFKPKPVVRENAAISYAAAVNLLMAYFKLEDGWRDEKSIPLLLASRIFSPYIRRVRSAYPAVYETVREQLDRQAQVEAEKVSSVDAAAEPFARMLSIVLPFPQLEKHKRRVLEWMGYNLGKWIYVMDAFSDIESDIRSGNYNVLVARYGKDTHALLSGDDIFVRQLGKSLFAWQTRGDRLNKKGERESLALRIRENSRKEVEFILNTCLAEIGKAYELLDIRRNGGLLENIIFLGLPYKMQMILNGGREGDGPVQGFGREARRNSGGDKGGLQEDGQKISS, from the coding sequence ATGTTTGGCTATGTACAACCTTTAAAGCCCGAGCTGAAAATCAAGGAGTTTGCATGCTACAAGAGCTACTATTGCGGTGTATGCAAGGCACTGGGAGACGAGTACGGCCAGCTGAGCCGTTTTACTGTCAGCTATGATGCGGCTTTCCTTGCACTGCTCAATTTCTCGCTGATGGAAGATGAGGAAAGGGTTTGCTTTGAGAAGTGCGTGGTTAACCCATTCAAGCCCAAGCCGGTGGTTAGAGAAAACGCAGCTATTAGTTATGCCGCTGCGGTAAACCTACTGATGGCCTATTTTAAGCTTGAAGATGGCTGGAGGGATGAGAAAAGTATTCCATTGCTGCTGGCATCCCGAATTTTCAGCCCTTATATAAGACGAGTAAGGTCTGCGTATCCGGCGGTATATGAGACGGTACGTGAGCAGCTTGACAGGCAGGCACAGGTAGAAGCTGAAAAGGTTTCATCGGTGGATGCGGCTGCTGAGCCTTTTGCAAGGATGCTGTCTATTGTGCTGCCATTCCCTCAGCTGGAAAAACATAAGCGAAGGGTTTTAGAATGGATGGGGTACAACCTGGGGAAGTGGATTTATGTAATGGATGCCTTTTCGGATATTGAGAGCGACATTAGATCCGGCAACTACAATGTGTTGGTTGCAAGGTATGGGAAGGATACCCATGCTTTATTATCCGGGGATGACATTTTTGTACGCCAGCTAGGGAAAAGTCTTTTTGCCTGGCAGACCAGGGGAGACAGGCTTAACAAAAAAGGTGAAAGGGAAAGCCTTGCCCTGCGCATTAGAGAGAACAGTAGAAAAGAGGTTGAATTCATATTGAACACCTGTCTGGCTGAAATAGGCAAGGCGTATGAGCTTCTGGATATAAGGCGAAACGGAGGATTGCTGGAAAATATTATATTTTTAGGGTTGCCATACAAAATGCAGATGATATTGAATGGAGGGAGAGAAGGGGATGGACCCGTACAAGGTTTTGGGCGTGAGGCCAGGCGCAACTCAGGAGGAGATAAAGGAGGCTTACAGGAGGATGGTCAAAAAATATCATCCTGA
- a CDS encoding J domain-containing protein, with the protein MDPYKVLGVRPGATQEEIKEAYRRMVKKYHPDKFAGTDLEEVAKEKMQEVNEAYSLLMGNKSGSGTYSESSRAYEYNDGATNVFQQVREKINAGDYSQAEALLNRIRDRNAEWHYLKGLILWRRGWYSEAYSHLQTAVNMDPGNLEYRNALMMLSSSMNNYRYQHYSDRSPRDDSDCCKLCTALYCADCLCECMGGDLISCC; encoded by the coding sequence ATGGACCCGTACAAGGTTTTGGGCGTGAGGCCAGGCGCAACTCAGGAGGAGATAAAGGAGGCTTACAGGAGGATGGTCAAAAAATATCATCCTGATAAGTTTGCCGGTACCGACCTGGAAGAGGTAGCCAAGGAGAAGATGCAGGAAGTCAACGAAGCCTACTCCCTTTTGATGGGCAATAAATCTGGAAGCGGGACATATTCGGAAAGCAGCAGAGCATATGAATATAATGACGGGGCTACAAATGTTTTTCAGCAGGTGAGAGAAAAGATAAATGCAGGGGACTATAGTCAGGCCGAGGCCCTGCTTAACCGCATACGCGATAGAAATGCTGAATGGCATTATTTGAAAGGCCTTATATTATGGAGAAGAGGATGGTATTCCGAAGCTTACTCACATTTGCAAACTGCCGTAAATATGGATCCGGGTAACCTGGAGTACCGCAATGCGCTGATGATGTTGAGCAGTTCTATGAACAACTACAGGTATCAGCACTATTCAGATAGATCGCCCAGAGATGACTCCGACTGCTGCAAGCTGTGCACTGCTTTGTATTGTGCCGACTGCCTGTGCGAGTGTATGGGTGGTGATTTGATTTCCTGTTGCTAA
- a CDS encoding AAA family ATPase, with translation MKKIPYGMSNFKAMREEGYLYVDKTMYIEKIENMSGKYLFFIRPRRFGKSLFLSTLKHYYDINSKKDFDRLFGDLYIGKNPTKLRNSYMIFRLDFSGLDTSNKDRLEVSFKQNLIDAMCVFLDDYQNMFNDIEQIKQRIYKSPDIKSMVSQLINEVKKVGQKIYLIIDEYDHFANDIIAQGDNEFYKGIIRASGFVRDFYETLKIGTETVIDRMFITGISPVMLDDLTSGFNIALNVTMDLSLNEMLGFTEEEVVKVLEEIGVEKKDELVYHLRELYDGYKFNKNAKTRVYNPDMVLYFLAQFKSTGGYPEYLIDDNMKTDYERLNKLTMNERNRSLLEKIIKDEGIVAEIVTKFSFDRMYDEEYFVSLLFYMGLLTIERQEKTRLFLKIPNYVVKAMMWEYIENNLKKQHSIDLDLNELRKTIEKMAYEGKIEPYVEYISQNVLKTLSNRDMINFDEKYLKLILLTYLVNSKAYRPVSEKETAGGYIDIYLERDARIPDVKYEWLIELKYIKKGERNSIDRIIEEGLNQLKRYGESKGLQGRKDLKQALIIFIGKDEYRVIEIG, from the coding sequence GTGAAGAAAATACCTTATGGTATGTCCAATTTTAAGGCCATGCGAGAAGAAGGATATCTGTATGTCGATAAGACGATGTATATAGAGAAGATAGAGAACATGAGCGGTAAATACCTGTTTTTTATAAGGCCAAGAAGATTTGGGAAAAGCCTCTTCCTTTCTACGCTTAAGCATTATTATGATATAAACAGTAAGAAAGATTTCGATAGGCTGTTTGGTGACCTCTATATAGGGAAGAACCCCACTAAGCTAAGAAACAGCTATATGATATTCAGGTTGGATTTTTCGGGCTTGGATACAAGCAATAAGGACAGGTTGGAGGTATCGTTTAAACAAAACCTGATCGATGCAATGTGTGTTTTTTTGGATGATTACCAGAATATGTTTAATGATATAGAGCAGATAAAACAACGCATCTACAAAAGCCCGGATATAAAGTCGATGGTGAGTCAGCTGATAAATGAAGTAAAGAAAGTGGGGCAAAAGATATACTTGATTATAGATGAATACGACCATTTTGCCAATGATATAATAGCTCAGGGTGATAATGAATTTTATAAGGGAATAATCAGGGCATCGGGTTTTGTAAGGGATTTCTACGAAACCCTTAAGATAGGGACGGAAACGGTAATAGACAGAATGTTCATAACAGGGATATCTCCGGTAATGCTGGACGATTTAACGAGTGGGTTTAACATAGCTTTAAACGTTACAATGGATTTAAGCTTGAATGAGATGTTGGGCTTCACGGAAGAAGAAGTAGTGAAGGTATTAGAAGAGATAGGGGTAGAGAAAAAAGATGAGCTGGTTTACCACCTAAGAGAGTTGTATGATGGCTATAAGTTCAATAAAAATGCCAAAACTAGGGTTTACAACCCCGATATGGTTCTGTATTTTTTGGCACAGTTTAAGAGCACAGGAGGATATCCGGAATATTTGATAGACGATAACATGAAAACAGACTATGAAAGGTTAAATAAGCTTACAATGAATGAGCGGAACAGGTCATTATTAGAAAAAATCATAAAAGATGAAGGGATAGTGGCTGAGATAGTTACAAAATTTTCATTTGACAGGATGTACGATGAGGAATATTTTGTTTCGCTGTTATTCTATATGGGGTTACTCACTATAGAAAGGCAGGAAAAGACGAGGCTATTTTTAAAAATACCAAATTATGTAGTTAAAGCAATGATGTGGGAATATATCGAAAATAACTTAAAGAAACAGCACAGTATAGACCTTGACTTAAACGAGTTGAGAAAGACGATAGAGAAGATGGCATATGAAGGAAAGATAGAGCCGTACGTAGAATATATAAGCCAGAATGTGCTGAAGACTTTGTCAAACAGGGATATGATAAACTTCGATGAAAAATACCTCAAACTGATTTTACTCACCTACCTTGTGAACAGCAAAGCTTACAGGCCGGTAAGCGAAAAGGAAACGGCTGGAGGATATATAGACATATATCTGGAAAGGGATGCAAGGATACCGGATGTAAAATACGAGTGGTTAATCGAGTTGAAATATATAAAAAAGGGTGAAAGAAACAGCATAGACAGGATAATTGAGGAAGGTTTGAATCAGCTTAAGAGATATGGTGAGAGCAAAGGCCTGCAGGGCAGAAAAGATTTAAAACAGGCACTCATCATATTTATAGGAAAAGATGAATACCGGGTAATTGAGATTGGATGA
- the mntA gene encoding type VII toxin-antitoxin system MntA family adenylyltransferase antitoxin: MIKFGKKLPKDILARAAEKLPAVFEKDPQIVAAYVYGSYATGKTTDLSDIDIAVLLRKKGDWKKQLELINNIAEALEIDDFDLVILNDCPPYMQYEVIAYGKMIYEKDHDERCDFQVRALQRYFDVKHIYEEYNYYLKRRIKEGRML, encoded by the coding sequence ATGATAAAATTTGGCAAAAAGCTGCCAAAAGATATATTGGCTAGAGCTGCGGAAAAGCTCCCCGCGGTTTTTGAAAAAGACCCCCAAATTGTAGCGGCATATGTTTACGGGTCATACGCTACGGGAAAAACCACAGATTTGAGCGACATAGATATAGCTGTATTGTTGCGGAAAAAGGGGGATTGGAAGAAGCAGCTTGAATTGATTAACAACATAGCTGAAGCCCTCGAGATTGATGATTTTGATCTGGTAATTTTGAACGATTGCCCGCCTTATATGCAGTACGAGGTTATTGCTTATGGGAAAATGATATACGAAAAAGACCATGACGAAAGGTGCGATTTTCAAGTAAGGGCACTTCAGCGGTATTTTGACGTCAAGCATATTTATGAGGAGTACAATTATTACCTCAAAAGGAGAATAAAAGAGGGTAGGATGTTATGA
- the hepT gene encoding type VII toxin-antitoxin system HepT family RNase toxin: MNKQKVLRQLAMLNGYLRELVTIRNIPQKEFEENTLIRAAAERLLQVAIETIQNIGNHIIATRGYRSPKDYADIFKVLEEEKIVPADFSEQLQKMARFRNRLVHLYWDIDAQMIYDIIQNRLGDFERFAQIVVEEMEREEE, from the coding sequence ATGAATAAACAAAAAGTATTAAGGCAGTTAGCTATGTTAAATGGGTACTTAAGAGAATTAGTGACAATTAGAAATATACCGCAAAAGGAATTTGAAGAAAATACTCTGATAAGAGCTGCAGCGGAAAGGTTATTACAGGTTGCAATTGAGACTATCCAGAATATAGGCAATCACATTATTGCAACCAGGGGATACAGGAGTCCCAAAGATTATGCCGATATTTTTAAGGTACTGGAGGAAGAAAAGATTGTACCCGCTGACTTTTCGGAGCAGCTTCAGAAGATGGCGCGGTTCAGAAACAGGCTTGTTCATCTTTATTGGGATATAGACGCACAGATGATATATGATATAATTCAGAATAGGCTAGGTGATTTTGAAAGGTTTGCGCAGATAGTGGTTGAGGAGATGGAAAGGGAAGAGGAGTAA
- a CDS encoding radical SAM protein, whose amino-acid sequence MLKIGYLVSGGIITNYKCSSKCKHCCYSSSPQWPDDYMTPSMADEIFSTLRRLSCRSVHIGGGEPLLKPDKILPVLEAASRNGVGIEYIETNASWYRDETSADAVLKDLKKYGVHTLLISIDPYHNEYIPFWKVKALMAACSRVGMGVFPWLMDFWSDIDAMDDSRPHSLDEYARLFGQNYLARLSKRYGLNLKGRALKTYKSMMKKQSFEQVLEKSRPCRLLSGVYHFHVDLYGNFVPQSCPGLSIPLSELAKGADPARYRVFYTLETAGVKGLAELAMKEYGFNPQAEYAGECDLCYDIRNYLVLERGLNLPDLKPEGHYRYV is encoded by the coding sequence GTGCTAAAAATTGGCTACCTGGTATCTGGGGGAATAATCACAAACTACAAATGCTCATCCAAGTGCAAGCATTGCTGTTATTCCAGTTCTCCCCAATGGCCGGATGATTACATGACGCCGTCCATGGCTGATGAGATATTTTCCACATTGCGGAGGTTGAGCTGCCGCTCGGTTCATATTGGCGGAGGGGAGCCCCTTCTTAAGCCTGACAAAATTCTACCCGTACTTGAGGCTGCCAGCAGGAACGGAGTTGGTATAGAATACATCGAGACCAATGCGTCGTGGTACAGGGATGAAACGTCAGCTGATGCTGTCCTTAAGGACCTTAAGAAATACGGTGTGCACACGTTGCTCATATCTATAGACCCCTACCATAATGAGTATATACCTTTTTGGAAGGTAAAGGCACTCATGGCGGCATGTTCAAGGGTGGGAATGGGGGTATTTCCCTGGCTTATGGATTTTTGGTCCGATATAGATGCGATGGATGACAGCAGGCCCCATTCCCTTGATGAATATGCACGGCTTTTTGGACAGAATTATCTTGCGCGGCTTTCTAAAAGATATGGACTCAATTTGAAAGGGCGGGCTTTGAAGACTTATAAATCCATGATGAAGAAGCAGTCTTTTGAGCAAGTATTAGAAAAATCTAGGCCATGTAGACTGCTTTCAGGCGTTTATCATTTTCACGTTGACCTATACGGCAATTTCGTTCCGCAATCCTGCCCTGGCCTTTCGATACCCTTAAGTGAGCTGGCAAAGGGTGCTGACCCGGCTCGCTATCGTGTATTTTACACACTGGAGACTGCAGGCGTAAAAGGGCTTGCCGAGCTGGCAATGAAAGAATATGGGTTCAATCCTCAAGCCGAGTATGCAGGAGAGTGTGACCTTTGCTATGACATAAGGAACTATTTGGTGCTGGAGAGGGGACTTAACCTCCCCGACCTTAAACCGGAGGGGCATTATAGGTATGTGTAA
- a CDS encoding GH116 family glycosyl-hydrolase produces the protein MNNSYFLYTKERLNEISFPLGGIGTGCIGLAGNGRLIDWEIKNRPNKGSYNGYSHFAVKVEKDGRVIDARVLNSDLHPPYSGSFGEPRFKGFGFGPPRAYLSGVPHFKDAEFRGEFPFANISFIDDTFPGKVTMTAFNPFIPLNDKDSSLPAAFFEIQVENTTNELLDYAVVSCIGNVNGRDIGYNEFAQCGQVKGIRMGCDGVEPDDVRYGELTIATDEQDVSYQEYWYRGSWFDDLEMYWSDLNTPGKFKNRTYKRNEGSYTIASGNEVDMCTLAAHFSLKPGEYKKVRFVLTWYYPNCYTYWKKQGNDQSCCGCQMYIKAQWKNYYSRLFRDSFDCALYVLQNWDRLYEETMCFKEALFSSTLPPVVIDAISANISILKTPTCLRLEDGSFYGFEGCHCDSGCCEGSCTHVWNYAYALPFLFPRLERSMRELDYRYNLGEDGDMAFRLQLPLGSQRWEFRPCADGQFGGVLKVYREWKICGDTEWLRRLWPSVKKSIEYAWAETNRDKWDPDRTGVLTGRQHHTLDMELFGPNSWLTGFYLAALKAGAEMAEHLGEKDTAQEYLDIFHRGKKWVDSNLFNGEYYYHLIDLNDKSILEQFDEGKSDTLVGGTTVGTYWNEEKGEIKYQVGEGCLVDQVLAQWHANLIGLGEIFDPAQVRKAVYSVYKNNFKRMRDVFNPCRVFSLNDEKGVIICSYPEGRRRPAVPVPYAQETMNGFEYQIAAHLIQEGFVKEGLEIVEAIRSRYDGYKRNPWNEFECGSNYARSMASYSLLLALSGFMFDMVRGVIGFNPVVDDDHFRVFWSLDSGWGVFEKAGDKIELKVLYGYLNLREVCLPFVENRSIKSILVGNVQVNYKKEGQNIEFSDIVRINKGQEMHIILE, from the coding sequence ATGAACAACTCATATTTTTTATACACCAAAGAAAGGCTTAACGAGATCTCCTTTCCATTGGGGGGAATAGGCACAGGGTGCATTGGCTTGGCGGGTAACGGCAGGCTGATCGATTGGGAGATTAAGAACCGCCCCAACAAAGGGAGCTATAACGGCTATTCTCATTTTGCTGTAAAGGTAGAGAAGGATGGTCGGGTGATTGATGCGAGGGTATTAAACAGCGACTTACATCCTCCTTACTCGGGTAGTTTTGGTGAACCTCGTTTTAAGGGCTTCGGTTTTGGACCGCCAAGGGCTTATTTATCTGGAGTTCCGCATTTTAAGGACGCAGAGTTTAGAGGAGAATTTCCGTTTGCAAATATCTCGTTTATAGACGACACTTTTCCAGGCAAAGTGACCATGACGGCGTTCAACCCTTTCATACCTCTAAATGATAAAGACTCAAGTTTGCCAGCGGCTTTTTTTGAAATACAGGTGGAGAATACGACAAATGAACTTCTAGATTACGCCGTGGTATCCTGTATTGGTAACGTAAACGGCCGGGATATAGGGTATAACGAGTTTGCTCAGTGTGGACAGGTCAAAGGTATCAGAATGGGGTGTGATGGTGTCGAACCAGACGATGTGCGATATGGGGAGCTCACCATAGCTACCGATGAACAGGATGTAAGTTATCAGGAGTACTGGTATAGGGGAAGCTGGTTTGATGACCTTGAGATGTACTGGAGTGACCTTAATACTCCTGGAAAGTTTAAAAACAGGACGTATAAGCGCAATGAAGGAAGTTATACGATTGCTTCCGGGAATGAAGTGGATATGTGCACTCTGGCAGCACATTTTTCCTTAAAACCGGGTGAGTACAAGAAGGTGCGCTTTGTCCTAACGTGGTATTATCCCAACTGTTATACCTATTGGAAAAAGCAGGGGAATGATCAAAGCTGTTGTGGTTGCCAAATGTACATAAAGGCTCAATGGAAGAACTATTACTCACGCTTATTCCGTGATTCCTTTGATTGTGCTTTGTACGTGCTTCAGAACTGGGATCGCCTGTATGAGGAAACTATGTGCTTTAAAGAAGCCCTGTTTTCATCGACTCTTCCACCAGTTGTTATAGACGCCATTTCGGCCAATATATCCATTTTAAAAACGCCCACCTGTTTGCGGTTGGAAGATGGCTCGTTTTACGGCTTTGAAGGATGTCACTGTGATTCCGGTTGCTGTGAAGGGTCATGTACCCATGTATGGAATTACGCTTATGCGCTGCCATTTTTGTTCCCCAGGCTGGAACGTTCCATGCGCGAACTGGACTACCGATATAATTTGGGTGAAGACGGGGACATGGCATTTAGGCTACAGCTTCCGCTGGGGAGCCAGCGGTGGGAGTTCAGGCCTTGTGCTGATGGCCAATTTGGCGGCGTTTTGAAGGTTTATAGGGAGTGGAAGATATGCGGCGATACTGAATGGCTGCGTAGGCTTTGGCCATCGGTAAAGAAATCCATTGAATACGCTTGGGCTGAAACCAATAGGGACAAGTGGGACCCAGACCGTACCGGCGTTTTGACAGGGCGTCAACACCACACCCTCGATATGGAGCTGTTTGGCCCCAACTCGTGGCTTACGGGCTTCTATCTGGCGGCTTTAAAAGCCGGTGCCGAGATGGCAGAGCATTTGGGAGAAAAGGACACTGCACAGGAGTATCTAGATATATTCCACCGGGGAAAGAAGTGGGTGGATTCCAATCTCTTCAATGGCGAATACTATTATCACCTGATTGATTTGAACGATAAATCTATTTTGGAGCAGTTTGATGAGGGTAAAAGCGATACCCTGGTCGGCGGGACAACGGTGGGTACTTACTGGAATGAGGAAAAGGGTGAAATAAAATATCAGGTGGGCGAAGGATGCCTTGTGGATCAGGTGTTGGCCCAATGGCATGCCAATTTAATAGGATTGGGCGAGATATTTGATCCGGCACAGGTTCGAAAAGCCGTCTACTCGGTATACAAAAACAATTTTAAGAGGATGAGGGATGTATTCAATCCGTGCAGGGTGTTTTCGTTAAATGATGAAAAGGGCGTGATAATCTGCTCTTATCCTGAGGGCAGGAGAAGGCCGGCTGTCCCGGTGCCTTATGCCCAGGAGACCATGAACGGTTTTGAGTACCAGATAGCAGCCCACCTAATTCAGGAAGGATTCGTTAAGGAAGGTTTGGAAATAGTGGAGGCCATACGCAGCAGGTATGACGGATACAAACGCAATCCATGGAACGAGTTTGAGTGTGGAAGCAACTACGCAAGGTCTATGGCCAGTTACTCGCTGCTTTTAGCTCTTTCAGGGTTTATGTTTGATATGGTAAGAGGCGTGATAGGCTTTAACCCGGTCGTCGACGACGATCACTTCAGAGTGTTCTGGTCGCTTGATTCTGGGTGGGGAGTTTTTGAAAAGGCCGGTGACAAAATAGAACTGAAGGTTTTGTACGGGTATTTGAATTTGAGAGAAGTCTGTCTACCTTTTGTGGAAAATAGATCTATAAAGTCGATTTTGGTTGGGAATGTGCAAGTGAATTATAAAAAGGAAGGGCAAAACATTGAATTTAGCGATATCGTGAGGATTAACAAAGGGCAAGAAATGCACATTATTTTGGAATAA
- a CDS encoding tRNA (adenine-N1)-methyltransferase, with the protein MLSDFSTKRVIVGPDNFKKVVDIASPNKIGLPNGQIDAAELAEIKPGSSFTIKDKVYYVLDCDIYDYVMHYLKRKTQVVYPKEGAYILLRLDISPGKRVGEAGTGSGAFTVCLSRAVGPQGQVYTYEQREEFYKLAQANLRGFLQFDNVTMYNRSIEEGIQERNLDAFFLDVREPWTVIGVVREALKPAGHLGIIVPTTNQVCHTLTSLEQNNFYISEVVEIIMRKYKPIPARLRPKDLMVGHTGYLIFARKLGE; encoded by the coding sequence ATGCTGTCAGATTTTTCCACAAAAAGGGTAATAGTCGGGCCGGATAATTTTAAAAAAGTGGTAGATATCGCTTCCCCAAATAAAATCGGGCTCCCCAATGGCCAGATAGATGCGGCCGAACTTGCCGAAATAAAACCGGGGAGCAGCTTTACGATAAAAGACAAAGTGTATTACGTTTTAGACTGTGACATTTACGATTACGTGATGCACTACTTAAAGCGCAAAACGCAGGTGGTATACCCCAAAGAGGGCGCTTATATCCTCTTGCGCCTGGATATCTCCCCTGGAAAGCGCGTGGGTGAAGCCGGGACAGGCTCCGGCGCCTTCACCGTATGCCTCTCCAGAGCAGTGGGCCCCCAAGGGCAGGTGTATACCTATGAACAGCGCGAGGAGTTCTACAAGCTGGCACAGGCCAACTTAAGAGGCTTCCTACAATTCGACAACGTGACGATGTACAACAGGTCTATCGAAGAGGGTATTCAAGAAAGGAACCTGGATGCCTTTTTCCTGGACGTGCGTGAGCCATGGACAGTTATAGGCGTGGTACGGGAAGCGTTAAAGCCGGCTGGCCACCTTGGCATCATAGTACCCACCACCAACCAGGTATGTCACACCTTGACCTCTCTAGAGCAAAACAACTTCTATATTTCAGAAGTAGTGGAAATCATAATGCGAAAATACAAACCCATCCCTGCAAGGCTAAGGCCGAAAGACCTGATGGTGGGCCACACCGGATATTTGATATTTGCCAGAAAGCTGGGAGAGTAA